Proteins found in one Vallitalea guaymasensis genomic segment:
- a CDS encoding PqqD family protein, translating to MLITRKMGVIDRFEPEEEEYLLYDSNKNRIKILNKTGAYIWSLIPDNEFINVDDITNELNKKFDTQVGNEKIKEDAKLFVSDLIKGEVVVAREE from the coding sequence GTGCTTATAACAAGAAAGATGGGGGTAATTGATAGGTTTGAACCAGAGGAAGAAGAATATCTATTATACGATTCTAATAAGAACAGAATAAAAATCCTAAACAAAACTGGTGCATACATATGGTCATTAATACCTGATAATGAATTTATCAATGTAGATGACATCACCAATGAATTAAATAAGAAGTTTGATACACAAGTCGGGAATGAAAAGATTAAAGAAGATGCAAAATTATTTGTTTCTGATTTAATAAAAGGAGAGGTTGTTGTTGCTAGAGAAGAATAG
- a CDS encoding radical SAM/SPASM domain-containing protein, with the protein MLEKNSFSLPTNLFLSITNRCNLKCPHCYLDSSAQYNDLDTKAWIKIARDTAKAKIFSIVITGGEPLVRKDFIDIIEAFDIWQTLKLNTNATLINDKIAKFIAGRFLTVMVSIDGPQLIHDSIRGKGSYNKTVQGLKMLMNYLDKSKIYINCTISKKNAKYMEQTINDMLSLGINNLMFGEAINVGRLDSQDNDQFSLSIIDKLYIANKIKFLQNKYGKEIDISTDYFEDYINLFKSITDCSYSGLSDIPLINCGAGFKSAAILYDGYMVPCNMLSQDFCDDEDNVLVNSIEDIWKHSRRFIQWRDQKNIKISDICTECDLKSRCYGGCRAESYYKYKNLKNRCDSNCIINEVDKQII; encoded by the coding sequence TTGCTAGAGAAGAATAGTTTCAGCTTACCAACTAATTTATTTCTATCTATAACTAATCGTTGTAATCTTAAGTGTCCTCATTGTTATTTAGATTCTTCTGCGCAATATAATGATTTAGATACAAAAGCGTGGATTAAAATTGCTAGAGATACTGCAAAAGCTAAGATATTTTCTATTGTTATTACTGGAGGAGAACCTTTAGTAAGAAAAGATTTTATAGATATTATAGAAGCTTTTGATATATGGCAGACATTAAAACTTAATACTAATGCTACTCTTATTAATGATAAGATAGCTAAGTTTATTGCGGGCAGATTCTTAACAGTGATGGTAAGTATTGATGGTCCACAATTAATTCATGACAGTATCAGGGGAAAAGGATCATACAATAAAACAGTTCAAGGTTTAAAAATGCTAATGAATTATTTGGACAAGTCTAAGATATATATCAATTGTACTATAAGTAAAAAGAATGCTAAATATATGGAGCAGACAATAAATGATATGCTTAGCTTAGGTATCAACAATTTGATGTTTGGAGAAGCCATAAATGTTGGACGTTTAGATAGTCAAGATAATGATCAATTTAGTTTATCCATTATTGATAAATTATATATAGCTAATAAAATTAAGTTTTTACAAAATAAATATGGTAAAGAAATTGATATAAGTACGGACTATTTTGAGGATTATATCAATTTATTTAAAAGTATAACAGATTGTAGTTATTCAGGGTTATCTGATATACCTCTTATTAATTGTGGTGCTGGTTTCAAAAGTGCAGCTATTCTATACGATGGTTATATGGTTCCTTGTAATATGCTTTCACAGGATTTTTGTGATGATGAAGATAATGTTTTAGTTAATAGTATTGAAGATATTTGGAAACATTCTAGGAGATTTATACAATGGAGAGATCAAAAGAATATTAAAATCAGTGATATCTGTACAGAATGTGACTTGAAATCAAGGTGCTATGGGGGATGTCGAGCAGAATCTTATTACAAATATAAAAATTTGAAAAATAGATGTGATAGTAATTGTATAATTAACGAAGTAGATAAGCAGATTATTTGA
- a CDS encoding radical SAM/SPASM domain-containing protein: MGIQSLFIYLTFKCNLKCEHCWAYSGPDVKEDELSLETIKRTIDEAYNMGMRSLKLTGGEPLVLKNYVTNIIDLVNNYGDVRLRMETNGILLDDKMIKLLNDNNIYLSISLHSSKAPKHDQIVGKEGAFDKVISVIPKIKNKEILVTISKKNMDELEDILKLLSSIGANSVKFNILQTVGRGENLDRLTRPDMINIHKRIENYTKENESMEIDTSAPMCTGLYSLNNFYYPKSSKGCNFGSVCCLTPGGNISLCGWSKSKKDSELLLGNIENEKLKDIWKRKELVVKKTEPLEGVCNNCLFLKLCKGGCRAIAYEVYGKLNAPDPICQVMYEEGEFPKSKLIAN; this comes from the coding sequence ATGGGAATACAATCTTTATTTATATACTTAACTTTTAAATGTAATTTAAAATGTGAACATTGTTGGGCATATTCTGGTCCAGATGTAAAAGAAGATGAGCTTTCATTGGAAACAATTAAAAGAACAATTGATGAAGCTTACAATATGGGAATGCGATCTCTAAAATTAACTGGAGGAGAGCCATTAGTATTAAAAAATTATGTAACCAATATTATTGATTTAGTTAATAATTATGGTGATGTTCGGTTGAGAATGGAGACAAATGGTATTTTGTTAGATGATAAAATGATAAAACTATTGAATGATAATAACATATATTTATCAATAAGTCTACATTCTTCAAAGGCTCCTAAACATGATCAAATAGTTGGCAAAGAGGGAGCTTTTGATAAAGTTATAAGTGTTATTCCAAAAATAAAAAATAAAGAAATTTTAGTAACTATTTCAAAGAAAAATATGGACGAACTAGAAGACATCCTAAAATTACTTTCATCTATAGGTGCTAATTCTGTAAAGTTTAATATTCTCCAAACAGTAGGACGGGGAGAAAATTTAGATAGATTAACTAGACCAGATATGATTAATATACATAAAAGGATAGAAAATTATACTAAAGAAAATGAATCTATGGAAATCGATACAAGTGCTCCTATGTGTACAGGTTTATATTCACTAAATAATTTTTATTACCCAAAATCATCTAAAGGATGTAATTTTGGCTCAGTTTGCTGTTTAACTCCTGGTGGTAATATTTCATTATGTGGATGGAGCAAGTCAAAGAAAGATTCTGAACTTCTATTAGGCAACATTGAAAATGAAAAGCTTAAGGATATATGGAAAAGAAAAGAGTTGGTTGTCAAGAAAACTGAACCATTAGAAGGTGTTTGTAATAATTGCCTATTCTTAAAATTATGTAAAGGCGGATGCAGAGCCATAGCTTATGAAGTATATGGGAAGTTAAATGCTCCTGATCCTATATGTCAGGTTATGTATGAAGAAGGTGAGTTTCCAAAATCAAAACTTATCGCTAATTAA